A genomic window from Triticum urartu cultivar G1812 chromosome 7, Tu2.1, whole genome shotgun sequence includes:
- the LOC125522146 gene encoding mitogen-activated protein kinase kinase kinase 1: MPETRDVSMEPSFGSSSAGTEEASTRRVANRIIRALQHHLLLLHRAGADFFVLGATGNVYTVTLATTPACTCPDPGAPCKHILFVLLRVLGLSLDEACVWRQSLRPCQVARLVAAPTYPEVLAGPRARARFHQLWSAHAAAAAAKAADQRRQESAAPPSGRLDGAACPVCLEEMAPPAAEAQGGAAAPLLTCGTCRNSVHAECFARWKRSRARRAATCVVCRARWRKPSRDREQDQQQYLNLSAYMNEGNDVADMQVEDGAPCGG, encoded by the coding sequence ATGCCAGAAACGCGAGACGTGTCCATGGAGCCGTCGTTTGGGTCCAGCTCGGCGGGCACCGAGGAGGCGTCGACGCGGCGCGTCGCCAACCGCATCATCCGCGCGCTGCAGCACCACCTCCTGCTGCTGCACCGCGCCGGCGCCGACTTCTTCGTGCTGGGCGCCACGGGCAACGTGTACACGGTGACCCTGGCGACCACGCCGGCGTGCACGTGCCCCGACCCCGGCGCGCCCTGCAAGCACATCCTCTTCGTGCTGCTCCGCGTCCTCGGCCTGTCCCTCGACGAGGCCTGCGTGTGGAGGCAATCGCTGCGGCCGTGCCAGGTCGCGCGGCTCGTCGCCGCGCCGACTTACCCGGAGGTGCTCGCCGGCCCTCGCGCCCGGGCGAGGTTCCACCAGCTGTGGTCGGCTCACGCGGCGGCCGCGGCCGCCAAGGCCGCCGACCAGCGCCGGCAGGagtccgccgcgccgccgtcggGGCGCCTCGACGGCGCCGCCTGCCCGGTGTGCCTCGAGGAGATGGCGCCTCCGGCGGCAGAGGCAcaaggcggcgcggcggcgccgcTGCTGACGTGCGGCACGTGCCGGAACTCGGTGCACGCCGAGTGCTTCGCGCGGTGGAAGCGCAGCCGCGCGAGGCGGGCGGCGACGTGCGTCGTGTGCCGCGCGAGGTGGCGGAAGCCGAGCCGGGACCGGGAGCAGGACCAGCAGCAGTACCTgaacctgtcggcgtacatgaACGAGGGGAACGACGTGGCGGACATGCAGGTCGAGGACGGAGCTCCCTGTGGCGGATAG